AGACGAAGAGGCAGACAACTGGCTGAAGCTCAGCAAGCTTATGGAATGGGATAGACCATGCGAAAGCatcgagattgacgagatCGACTGCTTGTTTGACGCATGCTGAACGACGACAACTCCTTTGGGCAGGCGCAAGGAGTTACAAGAGGATGACTGAGATGACGACTCCGCCTTGTCTGCGACGGCGGATATACGATACATACATATTAATTGCATGGAGCGGGGTCTGCGGAAGTATTTGTACTATTAGACTTGCCTGGTGTTTTGGATTGATTTGGTTGGGGATGGGATTGGGATTGGGGATCGGGGGAGATCCCTCATGACTTGATTTATTTGGCGCATAAAAAGGACGCGCGCGTATCTTGGATTGGAAAATGTGCAATGCCACTCAGATTGAGCTTCTCTACGTTACGTCTTGGATAATACTGTACATAGTCATATTTTACAAGCCCTTCTCACTTTCTCCCACTCAAGTTCCCTTGAAACGTCATGGCCCCAAGGCGGTGAGCACGCATCATGATCGGTCCTTTTCGCTCACTCGGAGCTCGACCCAGACCAGGGTGCCCATTTGAAGGATGTTGGGCCGCTCCACCTTGACCACTTCGAGGCCGGGCGTCTTGagggcagcctcctcaacgaTACCCTGTATGTCTCGATTCCACCAACAGCCGTACTTTTCGAAATGCTTGCCTGCATTCTTATCCAGTAGTCCGTTGACGATGCCATACCAGCCCTTTCCATGCTCCAGGAGGATAATGCGCCCTGACCCTGGCTTGACAGCTGACGCCAAGTTGGTCAAAACGGCGACAGGGTCTGACACGGAGCACAGACCAAACGTCTGAATAACAGTATCGTATTTcgtcgatgttgttgagggtCCGGGGAGAGGATGGTGTGCGTCGGAATGGATCAGGCGGAGCTGGTCGTCGAGATAGGAGAGCTGACCACCGGTATggtcggccatggtggatgCGCGGACGATCGGGGCGGATGATTTCATGGGCGGGACGGTCTTGACGAGGCGTTTCCGGGCGACGTCGAGCATGTCGACCGAGATATCGAGGCCGGTAAATGATGTTATCCCGTGAGGCGCATCAGCGCcagccttgccttgcttttCCCCCTTTGCCTCCGACACACGCTCGTTCAGCGGCTCCCAGTTGTAGTATTCGAGGTTCCGTCCCGTGCCCATAGCCAGCTCCAAGACATGTCCCGTCGCACGCGCGGCGAGACGCTTCCGCAGACCGGTGATGCCCATCCACCACTCGGGCAGGTTGAGTTCCTTGTCAAACTGCTCGGCGTTGTCGCCGTCGAGCGCCGGCGGCCGGCCGGTCGGGGTGGAGTGCTCGCATGGCCCGCTGCAGGGGCAGGCCTTGAAGGACGCGGCGACGGTGCCGAATATGTAGAAGCCGAGGGCGCCAGCAGCGAGGGCTGCGCCGGTGAGAGGGAGCCAGGTCGAGCGCCAGAGATCGAGGAGGGTTTCGGCTTTcggagggggagggggaggaggcggcggttGTGAGGAAGCTTGGGGTTTACTGTAGATGGTGTTAGGATGTCAAGTCGGAAGCAATTGGCTGCTTTTAAGGGAATATACGGCTTGTAGGGTCTCGTAGTCTTGGGCGGAGGTTTGTGTGATGTCTTTGAGGGGCGGGGAGCTCGCGAGGAAGAGCTCGCAAGGCGCCATTGAGAGCGAACGGACCTCGCGATGAGGCCTCTAGTCGGGGATATCATCGAGTTACTTGTCGTATATGCATTGAGAAGAGCAATTGGGCGAGACTGCGACCAGCGCAGTTGTTGGACGTTGTGACTCTGAGGTGTGAATGACTGTGCGAAAATAGATTCAAAATCCGCCCAACGGGGTTCCCGCCCCGGAGGGGGTCGGCTCCATCCGACAGGCCGGTTCGAAAAGTGGATCCGATTCTGGGGGTGCAGGCAGCTCATCGCAACGGACCGTGAACGGAGGGGAGTGAACTTGTGACTTACAACGACATGAACAACTTGGCTATCAAATCTATGGCATGACAACAAACTAGAACACTCGATAATCGCGACTCGTTCATCACCAGACCTCTTTGCTCCTACTTGCGGCGCCGTAACCATGGCAACTCAGAATGACCTCCAAGAGTTGCTACGCCTGCTCACGGCGCGCAAAATGTCCATGATGGCCGCCATGGGCCAAGTAAAAGCCCTCCAGACAAAGAACCTCAGAAGGTCTGCCTTGGATCCCTCAAGCCTCTAAACTCTGCAAGGCTGACGCGTCTAATCACCCAGCATCGCGCAGATCGCCGATGCGCCCCTGGCAACAGTCGAAGAAGCCCTCGGCGGAGATGCCAAGGCGGCAAAGAGCCTGCACGCGGCGTGCAAGGCGCATGGGAAGAAGTCTGGCGGGAAGCGCGCGGCGGAGGATGGGGGAGTCGGTGCTGGGGcgaagaagcccaagctgGAGGCGCATCGACGGGATCTTGACTACAGCGCCATGTCCGGTGATGAACTCGAGGCGGCGCTGGAACTGCCCctagaggaggatgaggaggttaTCCGGAAAACGACTGTTGTGACGAACAGGGCGCCCCTGATGTTGGCGTTTGTGGTTGAGTTGTTGCGATTCACAATGCCAGAGCAACCACCAAGCAGCCGGTTGAGTCTGGCTCAGGCCGTGGTGAGCGCCAACTCGCGGTCGAAAGCTGTAAGTATAGGCATTGAAAAGGCACCTCCAGGAGGTGAGCAGAAGATCCCAGAAGGCCAGCCAAAGATCAGCATCATGGGCCGTCAAGTCCCGGTCCTCAAGCGAGGCGGCTACACCTGGTCCGGCTCATCACAACCGTCGTCGTCCAACGCCTCTTCAGTAACACTTCAAGGAAGCCCACCGAAACCCAAGAGCTGGACCGCAAGCCAGAAACTGAGCTCGAAAGGATCCGTCTTTATAGCTCACGCCATCCCCGTATCATCACCATCTGCACGGCCAGCACTTTTCAAGTCTCTAatggccgagaagcccgagcTCGAAACTGCGACTCACAACGCCTGGGCTATCCGGACAAGCTTTGGAAACTCGCCCCTAAAACAGGAGGCATCTTTTGACGATAGCGAGTCGGGTTGTGGAAATTTCCTGCTTCAGCAATTGCGCGAACTTGACATCAGCAACACGTTGGTTGTGCTCACGAGATGGTATGGCGGCGTGATGCTTGGTCCAGATCGATGGCGCCTCATGAGAGAGTGTCTCAACGACGCCCTGTCATCCCAGAAGCGCATATCCAGTCTCAACGGGGAACCTGTGTGGGCACTCGACACGGAGGATAAGAAGCCCACGACCTCGACGGTGGGCATGGCTATCCATCGACCCGAAGGAGCGCGAAACTACATTCTCCGAGCCTTTGCGCCGCCAGAGACAGGAGTCAAGAAGACAGTTGCCGCAGCCAACGAGGAGAAACAAGAGCACTTGGGCCGCGTGCTAGGTGCCCTGCGGCTACTGTTTGCGAGCTGGGCGGACACGCTGAGCCGAGATGATCTAGACAGACGGGCCTGGAGCTGGTACATGAGCGTGCGGCCAGACGTGGATGCCGGGCCGGCAGGCTGGGGTGCCAAGGGAACGTTGAAGTTGGAAAAGATACTGGATCTAAGGCGTAAGGAGAGCGCGTGAGACAGATACCTACGCGAGTCCATAGATGAGGCTGGCGTTGGTGTGTCAACTAGTAGTTGCCGAGACATGGGCGCTGGGTAATCATGTTCAACATTAGGGTAATGGCGGTAGGAATGCCTCGAATGAGACTCTATTAGACTCTATGATGGAGGTGTCATTCCATCTCAACTAGTTTGCCAACTTATTCACTGGCAGGTTTGATTCCCAGGTGGACGTCGTGTCAGCCTCATTGTCAATGACTGAAGTTCCCGCTGTAAGACAGTGGCTGGGAAGTGTCAGACCTTTGCCTTGTTTCTTTGCCTTGCATGGAAGAAAGGTGTGTGGTATCAGTTTGCCCCTAGACAATGGATCGATCGGCTTTCTCCAATCCACGATGACATCCACCGTCTCTTAGCTTGTAGTCTTCATCTAGACTCATTCCCAAGCGTTTTCTAGGCAGGGACGTTCTCTTCAGTGAATTTCAACTAAAGATCGGGCCATAGTTGCATTCCTTCACTCTCGCATCTGACGTGTCTCACGATCCTCTAGGTTAGCTCAATGCATCGCAGGGCAGTAGACTTCCTCGCTACAACTACCTCGCTACTATTATACTATCCTGACTTATCACAGTCCCGAGATACTTACAGTAGAAGCCACATATGTATGTAAAGCACCCAAGTTGGAATGTCAAGTCCTCTCCTCTCACACACCCTCCCTCCTCGTCTGTGGAGTTGAGCGACAATACCGGACCCGCCGCCATCAATCAATCCCACAAGGCGTGGTGGCAGAGTGGTCTAATGCGATAGACTAGAAATCTATTCTCTTCGGAGGCGTCTGTTCGAATCAGGCCCACGTCGATTGATTCTTTTTGCGTTTGCATCAAGGTGTTGGTGTAGAAGGCTTCCTTTTTGTTTGGTGATGTAATACGTGGTGTTGAAGGTTTACCGCAGCTACCAGACTTGTATTGCGCATGCCTATGTTAatctcagccagccacagccaAAGATCACTCAAACATGATTCTCCCCTTCCGAAGCAGAATCAACACTATCCGAGACCCAAGAGAACGCGTCTGACACGCGTTGGCCAGCTCCGCGCACTCGGATTCGCCGTCCGTCACCCCGAGGCCAAAGCTGTAAATATCGAAATTGAAGAGGCGGTTCTTGCCAATGATTGGCCCGGGGCCATTGACCAGCCAGAGCTGACAGCGTAACTCAGGTCTAGTGTCGACGGCCATGTCCGCTAATCCGCTGTCATGGACGAGAGAGTGCGCTGAAGCTTTAGCGGACTTTTGGGGGTGTCTTGTTGTTTTTACTGGCGCGGGCAACCTACGCGCAGGCCCCTCGTTACCAAACAAAGAAAGTAAACACTCGTGACACTTGATGCATTTATTTTTTCTTCCTTTGAAGGAACAAACAAAGCCACCTGCAAAGTCGACATTCAGAAAAAACGGTCATCCTTAACGGCCTGGGTGCATCCGTACGAGAGTTTATACGAGAGTCATTTGCCTTTTTTTCGCTGGTTACTCTCGGTCAAGAGTCGGGAATCGCCATCTCATTTCCTTTCTTCCTCACCCCGCTTCCAATCGCTGCTGTTGTAGCTGGAGACCAAGCTACCTAAATTCTATTGGAACCTCCTCCCCGCCAACCTGAACCTTTCGTTGGAGCCGCCTCACTCTCGACCGAAACAACAACCTTTCTTTCGCGTGTCATCCATCACTCTTCGCTGTCGCTGGCCACCGACGAAAAAGATTCAGCCTCCCTCGCGCCGTTTCGACGATAAATTCAACGTCCCTCTGCTGCATGCGCGCATCGCCATCTTGACATCCACAAGTCAAGCCTCCTCCACCGACGACCACCccaagctcgacgacgatcGACGCCACGGACGCAGGGTCTTTTGCTGCTGGTATCCTTCAAAGGCGACTCGTCCGCCTTGCCATTCCTTGTCCCTTCCGTCGTCACCCATCTGAGTTCTAGCCATGGAGAACTACCAAAAGTTGGAAAAGATTGGTGAAGGTTCGTTGCGTTGCCATCTACCGCCCGACGTCGACATGTCACCGCCAAGGTCAATGCTAACCCTCCTCAGGCACCTACGGTGTCGTCTACAAGGCCCGAGACCTCGCCAACAACGGTCGCATCGTcgccctcaagaagatccgcctcgaggctgaggatgaaGGAGTCCCCAGCACCGCCATCCGCGAGATCTCCctgctcaaggagatgcgAGATCCCAACATTGTTCGTCTCTTTAACATCGTGCACGCCGATGGCCACAAGCTATATCTCGTCTTCGAGttcctcgacctcgacctcaagaAGTACATGGAGGCTCTTCCTGTGAGCGATGGTGGTCGAGGCAAGGCCCTGCCCGAGGGCTCTTCGCCGCATCTGATGcagctcggccttggcgatcAAGTCGTCCGCAAGTTCATGCTCCAGCTTTGCGATGGCGTCAAGTACTGCCACTCCCACCGCATCCTGCACCGCGATCTCAAGCCCCAGaacctcctcatcgacaaggagggcaacctcaagctcgccgatTTCGGTCTTGCCCGCGCCTTTGGTGTTCCGCTGCGCACATACACCCACGAGGTCGTCACCCTGTGGTACCGAGCCCCCGAGATTCTCCTGGGTGGACGTCAGTACTCGACTGGCGTCGACATGTGGTCCGTCGGTTGCATCTTTGCCGAGATGTGCACACGAAAGCCCCTCTTCCCTGGTGACTCGGAGATTGACGAGATCTTCAAGATCTTCCGGTGAGCACTGACTTCCATGCGACCTCACGACCACAAGTACTGACCATCTCTAGGACGCTTGGAACACCCTCGGAGGAAGTCTGGCCCGGTGTCACATCGTACCCCGACTTCAAGTCATCTTTCCCCAAGTGGCAGCGTGACTACAACAATGTCCTCTGCCACAGCCTTGACCACGCcggcctcgagcttctcgagatgatgctcgTCTACGACCCTGCCGGACGCATCTCGGCCAAGGCAGCTTGCAACCACCCTTACTTTGAGGAGTACATAGAGCAAGAGCAGCATGCGTCCAATCAGTCGAATGGGTACTATCACTAGATGGGATATCAGGGATCCTTCACGATGACGCACATGCATTAGACGTCTCCTTGCCAGTACGGGGCTGACTGGCGGGAGCCTACCCAGTATCCTTTGCTTTTCAGGATACGGCGAGGTGCCCAGACCTCGACCAAGCCCCGGGACATTCAACGATATGGGCGTAAAACCGGAACACACGTTATCAGGCGACGAAAGATGCCCAATGATATGACATAGTTGGGGGTCTCTCGGAACTCGCATTGGTTGCTTTGCTTTACCTTGCCTTGCTCGGCCTTGGACCTCGTCTACCCTCTCACCCCTCTCACATATCCGCCTAGCCAACATCCACCCCCATAGCGAGGAGCCCAATAACAACCAACGAAGGATTCATCATCTAGGACTTGAGAGGCAGTGCGATGAAGTGAGCCAACAGCGAGTTCCTTCTGTTATGTGGTTGGGCAAGTGGAAAAGAGGAGCGTGACAGACGGAAGCGAGGACAAGGCATTTTTTAGGACGGGCGGGATTTCCTTTTTTTCATGGCTTGTGGTTTTGAATGTACAGAATAGACGGTGGCATGCAATGCCTGATGCAGTTCTCCAGAATGACAGGGCAGGGTAATCAACAAAATGGCCCAACAGCATGAGGAGACAAAACCAGATGAACGG
This window of the Fusarium keratoplasticum isolate Fu6.1 chromosome 3, whole genome shotgun sequence genome carries:
- a CDS encoding UPF0029 domain-containing protein, producing MATQNDLQELLRLLTARKMSMMAAMGQVKALQTKNLRSIAQIADAPLATVEEALGGDAKAAKSLHAACKAHGKKSGGKRAAEDGGVGAGAKKPKLEAHRRDLDYSAMSGDELEAALELPLEEDEEVIRKTTVVTNRAPLMLAFVVELLRFTMPEQPPSSRLSLAQAVVSANSRSKAVSIGIEKAPPGGEQKIPEGQPKISIMGRQVPVLKRGGYTWSGSSQPSSSNASSVTLQGSPPKPKSWTASQKLSSKGSVFIAHAIPVSSPSARPALFKSLMAEKPELETATHNAWAIRTSFGNSPLKQEASFDDSESGCGNFLLQQLRELDISNTLVVLTRWYGGVMLGPDRWRLMRECLNDALSSQKRISSLNGEPVWALDTEDKKPTTSTVGMAIHRPEGARNYILRAFAPPETGVKKTVAAANEEKQEHLGRVLGALRLLFASWADTLSRDDLDRRAWSWYMSVRPDVDAGPAGWGAKGTLKLEKILDLRRKESA
- a CDS encoding Cyclin-dependent kinase 1 — encoded protein: MENYQKLEKIGEGTYGVVYKARDLANNGRIVALKKIRLEAEDEGVPSTAIREISLLKEMRDPNIVRLFNIVHADGHKLYLVFEFLDLDLKKYMEALPVSDGGRGKALPEGSSPHLMQLGLGDQVVRKFMLQLCDGVKYCHSHRILHRDLKPQNLLIDKEGNLKLADFGLARAFGVPLRTYTHEVVTLWYRAPEILLGGRQYSTGVDMWSVGCIFAEMCTRKPLFPGDSEIDEIFKIFRTLGTPSEEVWPGVTSYPDFKSSFPKWQRDYNNVLCHSLDHAGLELLEMMLVYDPAGRISAKAACNHPYFEEYIEQEQHASNQSNGYYH